The proteins below come from a single Papaver somniferum cultivar HN1 chromosome 11, ASM357369v1, whole genome shotgun sequence genomic window:
- the LOC113323152 gene encoding protein LURP-one-related 8-like: protein MPKKIYPNSTTTAAAATESTRIPKQISDKQQVEVLTVWKKSLLFNCNGFTVFDTNGNLVFRVDNYRAGNKTEIFLMDASGKTLLTIRRKKLSLTDNWMVFDGETSVNPRFLVKKPVNFLTTKDLAHVISCQGNSKELMYEIIGSYAQRCVAVYDSEKRLVGEIQRKEAKAGVTFGGDVFKLIVQPEFDQAVAMALVILMEQMFGLKRSSSLGRLG from the exons ATGCCTAAGAAGATATACCCAAactcaacaacaacagcagcagcagcaacagaatctACAAGAATTCCGAAACAAATATCAGACAAACAACAGGTGGAGGTACTAACAGTATGGAAAAAATCACTTCTCTTTAACTGTAACGGTTTTACCGTTTTTGATACAAATGGAAATCTTGTGTTCCGTGTGGATAATTATCGAGCTGGGAATAAAACGGAAATCTTTTTAATGGATGCCTCAGGAAAAACTCTTCTTACCATCCGTCGTAAG AAATTGAGTTTAACAGATAACTGGATGGTATTTGACGGAGAAACTTCAGTTAATCCAAGATTTTTGGTGAAAAAACCCGTGAATTTCTTGACAACGAAGGACCTAGCTCACGTGATATCCTGCCAAGGTAACAGTAAGGAGCTTATGTATGAAATTATCGGATCGTACGCACAACGGTGTGTGGCTGTGTATGACAGCGAGAAAAGACTTGTAGGTGAAATTCAAAGAAAAGAAGCTAAAGCAGGTGTAACATTTGGTGGTGACGTATTTAAGCTGATAGTGCAACCTGAGTTTGATCAAGCTGTTGCTATGGCTCTTGTTATATTAATGGAGCAGATGTTTGGCTTGAAAAGATCGAGCAGTTTAGGTAGATTAGGTTGA